A single Pristis pectinata isolate sPriPec2 chromosome 22, sPriPec2.1.pri, whole genome shotgun sequence DNA region contains:
- the LOC127581787 gene encoding dnaJ homolog subfamily C member 5-like, with amino-acid sequence MMTNRLERSNSTRGETLYRILHLSRKSSPEEVKAAYRKLALRYHPDKNPDDPTAAEKFKEINRAHSILSDEKKKRIYDSYGSAGLHVASMLGEDGENFMASQSNCCVKFVTYFCTIITCCCCCLCCCFCCGKCLPKDDKTNNIPEDSPIYTDDSNPILVQPYTVNRETSPLSQEFDHSQNTVK; translated from the exons ATGATGACCAACAGACTGGAGCGATCCAATTCAACGCGAGGTGAAACTCTTTACAGAATTCTACATTTGTCAAGGAAATCTTCACCAGAAGAGGTCAAAGCAGCATATAG AAAGCTGGCACTGAGGTACCATCCAGATAAAAATCCAGATGACCCCACAGCAGCTGAGAAATTCAAGGAGATAAACAGAGCCCACAGCATCCTCTCTGATGAAAAGAAGAAGCGCATCTATGACTCGTATGGTTCAGCTGGGCTGCACGTGGCCTCCATGCTAGGGGAGGATGGGGAGAACTTCATGGCCTCACAGAGCAACTGCTGCGTGAAG TTTGTGACCTATTTCTGTACAATCATCACATGCTGTTGCTGCTGCTTGTGTTGCTGTTTCTGCTGTGGTAAATGTTTGCCAAAGGATGATAAAACCAATAATATTCCAGAGGACAGTCCCATATACACAG atgatTCAAACCCTATTCTGGTTCAACCATACACTGTGAACAGAGAAACTAGTCCATTAAGCCAAGAGTTTGATCACAGCCAAAACACAGTTAAATAA